In Amycolatopsis solani, a single window of DNA contains:
- a CDS encoding response regulator transcription factor, producing MIAVVVAESRELTRAGFCTVLAKSRRCRLAGEADDALSLMTVVRGREAQVVLLDAALLRRHGILLIDQVFARSRRNSPRIMVTSTPGDEDLVLDAVCAGAAGSVSKDVEVGELIEGIIQVAGGKLRLPQWAVRRLVAAHRCGVLPVGDPAPALTRLTPRETQVVRLVAAGRSNADIAQILVVSESTVKTHLHRAMRKLDVSSRSEMVIFAYRNGLTGPLSATD from the coding sequence TTGATTGCCGTCGTCGTCGCGGAGAGTCGAGAGCTCACCCGAGCGGGATTTTGCACCGTCCTGGCGAAATCTCGGCGTTGTCGACTGGCCGGGGAAGCCGACGACGCCCTCAGCCTGATGACCGTGGTGCGCGGAAGAGAAGCGCAGGTCGTGCTGCTGGACGCGGCGCTGCTGCGTCGACACGGCATCCTCCTGATTGACCAGGTGTTCGCCAGAAGCCGAAGGAACAGCCCGCGGATCATGGTGACCTCCACACCCGGGGACGAGGACCTGGTCCTGGACGCGGTGTGCGCAGGCGCAGCGGGTTCCGTGTCGAAGGATGTCGAGGTCGGCGAGTTGATCGAGGGCATCATCCAGGTCGCCGGCGGAAAACTGCGGCTGCCGCAGTGGGCGGTTCGGCGATTGGTGGCCGCACATCGCTGCGGCGTGCTGCCTGTCGGCGATCCCGCACCGGCGTTGACGAGATTGACGCCTCGCGAAACTCAAGTGGTGCGGCTGGTCGCCGCGGGACGAAGCAACGCCGACATCGCTCAGATCTTGGTTGTGAGCGAGTCGACGGTGAAGACCCACCTTCACCGTGCGATGCGAAAACTCGACGTGTCCAGCCGTAGCGAGATGGTCATATTCGCTTACCGCAATGGGTTGACCGGGCCGTTGTCGGCGACGGACTGA
- a CDS encoding AAA family ATPase produces the protein MPVGLIVLGGLPGTGKTTVARPLARALGAAYLRIDTIEQALVDSGELAAPPRAAGYVAGYALARDQLVNGVGVVAECVNPLKLTRDAWRAAGAGFPVLEVELVCGDVTEHRARVEGREADVPGLRLPTWRDVVAREYEAWDREHLTIDTTSAGVTTSVDRILAAVSRHVPGAISSPR, from the coding sequence ATGCCCGTCGGCCTGATCGTGCTCGGCGGCCTGCCGGGCACCGGAAAGACCACCGTGGCCCGGCCCCTGGCCCGGGCGCTGGGCGCGGCGTACCTGCGGATCGACACGATCGAACAGGCTTTGGTGGACTCCGGTGAGCTGGCCGCGCCGCCGCGGGCCGCGGGGTACGTCGCCGGCTACGCGCTGGCCCGCGACCAGCTCGTCAACGGAGTCGGCGTCGTGGCCGAGTGCGTGAATCCCCTGAAGCTCACCAGGGACGCGTGGCGGGCGGCCGGCGCCGGCTTTCCGGTGCTCGAGGTCGAGCTGGTCTGTGGTGACGTGACCGAGCACCGCGCCCGCGTCGAGGGCCGGGAGGCCGACGTCCCCGGCCTCCGGCTCCCGACGTGGCGAGACGTCGTGGCGCGGGAGTACGAAGCCTGGGATCGCGAGCACCTCACCATCGACACGACGTCAGCCGGCGTGACCACCAGCGTGGACCGGATCCTCGCCGCGGTGAGTCGTCACGTTCCCGGGGCGATCAGCTCACCTCGTTGA
- a CDS encoding aldo/keto reductase, with translation MKTLTFGGLEVSRIGPGAMGMSAFYSGAGRFDDESIRTIHRALDLGVTHIDTAEGYGPFVNEELVGRAVRGRRDEVVLATKFGLISHTGGSAPDSTPANIRLAVEGSLERLGTDHIDLYYQHRVDPGTPIEETVGALAELVAEGKIRHIGLSEAGPATIRRAHAVHPVTAVQSEYSLWTRDPEAGILPVLRELGIGFVPYSPLGRGFLTGGIRSLNDLDADDWRRTNHRFADGNLERNLRIVDEVLAVAAEIGATPAQVALAWLLAQGDDIAPIPGTKRVARLEENAAADAIELTAGHVARLNDLPPASGERYDADNMAAIDR, from the coding sequence ATGAAAACCCTTACGTTCGGCGGCCTCGAGGTCTCGCGCATCGGCCCGGGGGCCATGGGAATGTCGGCGTTCTACTCCGGCGCCGGCCGGTTCGACGACGAGTCGATCCGCACGATCCACCGCGCTCTGGACCTCGGGGTCACCCACATCGACACCGCCGAGGGGTACGGCCCCTTCGTCAACGAGGAACTGGTCGGCCGGGCCGTGCGGGGGCGCCGGGACGAGGTCGTGCTGGCGACCAAGTTCGGACTGATCTCCCACACCGGCGGCTCGGCTCCGGACAGCACCCCGGCCAACATCCGCCTGGCGGTGGAGGGATCACTCGAGCGCCTGGGTACCGACCACATCGACCTCTACTACCAGCACCGGGTCGACCCCGGCACGCCCATCGAAGAAACCGTCGGCGCGCTGGCCGAACTGGTGGCCGAAGGCAAGATCCGCCACATCGGCCTGTCGGAGGCCGGCCCCGCCACGATCCGCCGCGCGCACGCCGTGCACCCGGTGACCGCGGTCCAGTCCGAATACTCGCTGTGGACCCGCGACCCGGAGGCCGGGATCCTGCCCGTCCTGCGCGAACTGGGTATCGGCTTCGTGCCCTACTCCCCGCTCGGCCGCGGCTTCCTGACCGGCGGCATTCGCTCCCTGAACGACCTCGACGCCGACGACTGGCGCCGCACCAACCACCGCTTCGCCGACGGCAACCTGGAACGCAACCTGCGCATCGTCGACGAGGTCCTGGCCGTGGCCGCCGAGATCGGTGCCACGCCCGCACAGGTCGCCTTGGCCTGGCTGCTCGCCCAGGGGGACGACATCGCGCCCATCCCCGGCACCAAGCGAGTCGCCCGCCTGGAGGAGAACGCCGCCGCCGACGCCATCGAACTCACGGCCGGCCACGTCGCCCGCCTGAACGACCTGCCCCCGGCCTCCGGCGAGCGCTACGACGCGGACAACATGGCCGCCATCGACCGCTGA
- a CDS encoding TetR/AcrR family transcriptional regulator — protein sequence MSDSGKAVMGRPRGFDVDQALERAMRVFWAQGYEGASLAELTGAMGITKTSMYAAFGNKEQLFRKAVERYGAGPAAYATRALEEPTARAVASAFLRGAVRATTPPDGPAGCLTVQGALASSDESRTAHDLLADWRNDAGVRLEERFRRAVDEGDLPRDADPRRLARFIMTMGFGIAVQAANGLCAAELDEIADTALLSWPS from the coding sequence ATGAGCGACTCCGGCAAGGCCGTCATGGGTCGGCCGCGAGGCTTCGACGTCGACCAGGCGCTGGAACGCGCGATGCGGGTGTTCTGGGCCCAGGGCTACGAAGGTGCGAGCCTCGCCGAGCTGACCGGCGCCATGGGGATCACGAAGACGAGCATGTACGCGGCCTTCGGCAACAAGGAGCAGTTGTTCCGCAAGGCCGTCGAGCGCTACGGCGCAGGCCCGGCCGCCTACGCCACGCGCGCTTTGGAGGAGCCCACCGCAAGGGCCGTGGCGTCGGCGTTCCTCCGCGGCGCGGTCCGCGCCACGACCCCTCCCGACGGCCCCGCGGGCTGCCTGACCGTCCAGGGCGCGCTCGCCTCGAGCGACGAGAGCCGGACCGCCCACGACCTGCTGGCCGACTGGCGCAACGACGCGGGAGTCCGCCTCGAGGAGCGCTTCCGGCGCGCCGTCGACGAGGGTGACCTCCCCCGCGACGCCGACCCCCGGCGGCTGGCCCGGTTCATCATGACGATGGGGTTCGGCATCGCCGTGCAGGCCGCCAACGGCCTCTGTGCCGCCGAGCTCGACGAGATCGCCGACACGGCGTTGCTCAGCTGGCCTTCGTAG
- a CDS encoding Gfo/Idh/MocA family protein: MPDPRKPIGVGIVGLSATGGWAAGAHLPALKAVDGLELRALAASSEASAQAAGVAYGVPAYTSVERLAGDENVDLVVVAVKVPRHRELVVPVLKAGVPVLSEWPLAVGLREAEEMAAAARTTRTFVGLQGRASPTFRWLADLVSDGFVGEVLSATVVASSTEWGTPVSPNLVYTLDRELGATMLTIPFGHAIDLVSMVVGELRDVVATTATRRRRVPLGHTGQVVAMTAEDQIAISGTVAGGAILAAHHRGGAATGAGFSLIIDGTAGRLEITGAEFPHLGPVTVHGTRNGGQPAELTLPSGYDDYPALAGTPIHTLAHAYAAIRDDLVHGTAVAPDVTHAVRRHRLLDAIARSAASGRRETLPPR, encoded by the coding sequence GTGCCTGACCCCCGTAAGCCGATCGGCGTCGGCATCGTCGGATTGAGCGCCACCGGAGGCTGGGCGGCCGGGGCGCACCTGCCCGCGCTGAAAGCCGTCGACGGCCTCGAACTTCGCGCGCTGGCGGCGAGCTCGGAGGCCTCGGCCCAGGCCGCAGGAGTTGCGTACGGCGTACCCGCGTACACCTCGGTCGAGCGCCTCGCCGGCGACGAGAACGTCGACCTCGTCGTCGTCGCCGTCAAAGTGCCCCGGCATCGCGAACTCGTGGTACCCGTGCTGAAGGCGGGAGTGCCGGTGCTCTCCGAGTGGCCGCTGGCCGTCGGCCTGCGCGAGGCCGAGGAGATGGCGGCGGCCGCCAGGACGACGCGGACCTTCGTGGGTCTTCAAGGACGCGCCTCGCCGACCTTCCGCTGGCTGGCCGACCTCGTGTCCGACGGATTCGTGGGCGAAGTGCTCTCCGCCACCGTCGTGGCGTCGTCGACCGAATGGGGCACTCCGGTGTCCCCGAACCTGGTCTACACGCTCGACCGCGAGCTGGGCGCCACGATGCTGACCATCCCGTTCGGACACGCGATCGACCTGGTGTCGATGGTCGTCGGCGAGCTGCGAGATGTGGTGGCCACGACCGCGACCCGCCGCCGCCGGGTTCCCCTCGGGCACACCGGGCAGGTCGTCGCGATGACCGCCGAGGACCAGATCGCGATCTCCGGCACCGTGGCGGGCGGGGCGATCCTGGCCGCCCACCACCGTGGCGGCGCGGCAACGGGTGCCGGGTTCTCCCTGATCATCGACGGCACGGCGGGAAGGCTCGAGATCACCGGCGCCGAATTCCCGCACCTCGGCCCGGTCACGGTGCACGGCACACGCAACGGCGGTCAGCCCGCGGAACTCACGCTGCCCAGCGGCTACGACGACTACCCCGCCCTGGCCGGAACCCCGATCCACACACTGGCGCACGCCTACGCCGCGATCCGGGACGACCTCGTCCACGGAACGGCCGTCGCCCCGGACGTCACCCACGCCGTCCGGCGCCACCGGCTCCTCGACGCGATCGCGCGATCCGCCGCCTCCGGCCGGCGAGAAACCCTCCCCCCACGGTAA
- a CDS encoding helix-turn-helix domain-containing protein, which translates to MTRWPDQLGAFLRARRESLDPSSVGIAADRGRRVAGLRRSEVAARAAISTDYYTRVEQGRIAVSEPVLHAVARALRLTGEERHYAATLAGHSGPRAPGRVPPKASATLLRLLDELVLSPAMILGPGTEINDIRARHLDWPRAARQQVAALRYDSACRPDDPALVATIAELGERDADFRRWWNEHGVESRHDRPTGYRHHHAGELWLDRDVLVRPGDPAQRLLTLTAPPGSTSAAALRRLSAAPKGG; encoded by the coding sequence GTGACGCGGTGGCCGGACCAGCTGGGTGCTTTTCTGCGGGCCCGCAGGGAATCCCTCGATCCGTCGAGCGTCGGAATCGCCGCCGACCGGGGACGGCGGGTGGCGGGATTGCGCCGGAGCGAGGTCGCCGCGCGCGCCGCCATCAGCACGGACTACTACACCCGGGTCGAGCAGGGACGGATCGCCGTCTCCGAACCGGTCCTGCACGCGGTGGCCCGGGCCCTGCGCCTCACCGGCGAGGAACGGCACTACGCGGCGACGCTCGCGGGTCACAGTGGACCGCGTGCGCCGGGACGGGTGCCGCCCAAGGCGTCGGCGACTCTTCTCCGGCTGCTCGACGAGCTGGTCCTGTCCCCCGCGATGATCCTCGGCCCCGGCACCGAAATCAACGACATCCGCGCCCGGCACCTCGACTGGCCGCGGGCGGCACGGCAGCAGGTGGCCGCGCTGCGCTACGACAGCGCCTGCCGTCCCGATGATCCCGCGCTGGTCGCCACCATCGCCGAGCTGGGCGAGCGCGACGCCGACTTCCGCCGCTGGTGGAACGAGCACGGTGTCGAGAGCCGTCACGACCGGCCCACCGGTTACCGCCACCACCACGCGGGCGAGCTGTGGCTCGATCGGGACGTACTGGTGCGTCCCGGCGATCCGGCCCAGAGGTTGCTGACCCTGACCGCCCCTCCCGGCAGCACCTCGGCGGCAGCCCTCCGGCGGCTCTCCGCCGCACCCAAGGGGGGATGA
- a CDS encoding NADP-dependent oxidoreductase, producing the protein MKAIGLHAFGAPDVLEVLELPEPRAGRGEVRIRVHAAAVNATDVLLRTGGHAVRMPGSRPPFVPGMDAAGVIDEVGPGVGPRLAEGQEVVAIVPFTGPHGGAYAEQVVVPAASVVLAPRGISLAAAATVPMNALTARLALDTLALPPGAPLAVTGAAGAVGGYAVQLARAEGLTVLADAAPRDRDLVAGFGADHVVERGALVAERLRDLVPDGVPGVVDGSVQTSELLPAVADGGTVIELRGWTGPAERGIRVRPIMTSDIWTDTDAFDTLARQVEAGTLTPRVHAVLRPEQAAYAHRLLAAGGLRGRLVLDFS; encoded by the coding sequence ATGAAGGCAATCGGACTGCACGCATTCGGCGCCCCGGACGTCCTCGAGGTCTTGGAGCTCCCCGAGCCCCGAGCCGGCCGCGGTGAGGTGCGCATCCGCGTCCACGCGGCCGCGGTCAACGCGACCGACGTCCTGCTGCGCACGGGCGGGCACGCGGTGCGGATGCCGGGCAGCCGGCCCCCGTTCGTCCCCGGCATGGACGCCGCCGGAGTCATCGACGAAGTCGGCCCGGGCGTCGGCCCCCGGCTGGCCGAGGGGCAGGAGGTCGTGGCGATCGTGCCGTTCACCGGCCCGCACGGCGGCGCGTACGCCGAACAGGTCGTGGTGCCGGCGGCGAGCGTAGTACTCGCGCCGCGGGGGATTTCGCTCGCCGCGGCCGCCACCGTGCCGATGAACGCCCTGACCGCCCGGCTCGCGCTGGACACCCTGGCGCTGCCGCCGGGCGCTCCCCTCGCGGTCACCGGGGCCGCCGGGGCGGTCGGCGGCTACGCGGTCCAGCTCGCGCGGGCGGAGGGGCTCACCGTGCTCGCCGACGCCGCACCCCGCGACCGGGACCTCGTCGCCGGGTTCGGCGCCGACCACGTCGTCGAGCGCGGCGCCCTTGTCGCCGAGCGCTTGCGGGACCTGGTTCCCGACGGCGTCCCCGGCGTCGTCGACGGTTCGGTGCAGACGAGCGAGCTCCTGCCCGCCGTCGCGGACGGCGGGACGGTGATCGAGCTCCGCGGCTGGACCGGACCGGCCGAGCGGGGCATCCGGGTGCGCCCCATCATGACCTCCGACATCTGGACCGACACCGACGCCTTCGACACGCTGGCGCGTCAGGTCGAGGCGGGGACACTGACCCCGCGCGTCCACGCCGTCCTCAGGCCGGAGCAGGCCGCGTACGCCCATCGGCTCCTCGCCGCCGGCGGTCTGCGCGGACGTCTGGTCCTGGACTTCTCCTGA
- a CDS encoding cold-shock protein — MPQGTVRWFDAERGFGFLAPEDGSPDVFVHASEIVGDGGGKLLREGQAVVFEVGENDRGPQALRVRVTGDAATGSVVGVLGTVNWYEPGKGYGFASPDGGGADIFVHSSAIVTGGVVTEGQRVAFLIVEGERGPQAEHVIPLGAGAGSPAAAGTADGADGTVAWYDEDKGFGFINPDSGAGDVFVHARALAEGLTWLTEGDRVAYEVASGDKGPQARDVHLVRGAEPQTAPQRPAPAAAAGPPVRGGEGVVARYDGDRGFGFITPDAGGDDLFAHASVIMGSEPLQKGDRVRYAVRQSDRGPQADRVERL; from the coding sequence ATGCCGCAAGGGACCGTCCGCTGGTTCGACGCCGAACGGGGTTTCGGCTTCCTCGCGCCCGAGGACGGCTCGCCGGACGTGTTCGTGCACGCCTCCGAGATCGTCGGGGACGGCGGCGGGAAACTGCTCCGCGAGGGTCAGGCCGTCGTGTTCGAGGTCGGCGAGAACGACCGCGGGCCGCAGGCGCTACGCGTTCGCGTCACCGGCGATGCTGCCACCGGCAGCGTTGTGGGCGTGCTCGGCACCGTCAACTGGTACGAGCCGGGCAAGGGGTACGGCTTCGCGTCGCCGGACGGCGGCGGCGCCGACATCTTCGTGCACAGCTCCGCCATCGTGACCGGCGGCGTGGTCACCGAGGGGCAGCGGGTGGCCTTCCTGATCGTCGAAGGCGAGCGCGGCCCGCAGGCCGAGCACGTGATTCCGCTGGGAGCAGGGGCCGGCTCACCCGCTGCGGCCGGTACCGCGGACGGTGCCGACGGCACGGTGGCCTGGTACGACGAGGACAAGGGCTTCGGCTTCATCAACCCCGACTCCGGCGCCGGGGACGTCTTCGTGCACGCCCGGGCCCTGGCCGAGGGGCTGACGTGGCTCACGGAGGGTGACCGCGTCGCCTACGAGGTGGCCAGTGGGGACAAGGGCCCGCAGGCCCGCGACGTGCACCTGGTCCGGGGCGCCGAGCCCCAGACGGCGCCGCAGCGGCCGGCACCTGCCGCGGCCGCAGGGCCGCCCGTACGAGGCGGCGAGGGCGTCGTCGCGCGCTACGACGGCGACCGCGGCTTCGGCTTCATCACCCCGGACGCAGGCGGCGACGACCTCTTCGCCCACGCGTCCGTGATCATGGGGTCGGAGCCGCTGCAGAAGGGTGACCGGGTCCGGTACGCGGTGCGGCAGAGCGACCGGGGCCCGCAGGCCGACCGCGTCGAACGCCTCTGA
- a CDS encoding AI-2E family transporter — translation MTASCGDEPGDRAGPVREGHHALIAQPHTEDEGVVAEAEAEAARLSTPARPLGEPGRRLDRKSPFFVGLLGAAGVAVAYVLAQAIVTVQHTLVLIGLALFLAFGVEPVVSWLVGRRFPRWAAVLAVLLGLLVVVGGFLALAIPVVVEQATTFAHQAPRYLQTLQDHSSPLGQLNDRFGLQQHLQQLLSGGTGVLDTALSAGKAVLGTLGDLLVVIVLTIYFLADLPRIRRTFYRLVPHSRRPRVILIGDEIFAKVGGYVLGNALISLIAGSLTFGWLLVFGVPYALLLAVLVALLDLIPVLGTVIGGITVSLVALTVSWPVAAATVGFFLVYRVLEDYVLVPRIMGKVVKVPALVTVVAVLLGGVLLGVIGALVAIPIAAAVLLILHEVTYPRLDQA, via the coding sequence ATGACAGCGTCTTGCGGCGACGAACCCGGCGACCGCGCGGGTCCCGTGCGCGAGGGGCACCACGCCCTGATCGCGCAGCCCCACACCGAGGACGAAGGCGTGGTGGCCGAGGCGGAGGCGGAGGCCGCGCGGCTGAGCACCCCGGCCCGGCCGCTGGGCGAACCCGGCCGCCGGCTCGACCGGAAGTCGCCGTTCTTCGTCGGACTGCTCGGGGCCGCCGGGGTGGCGGTGGCCTACGTGCTCGCCCAGGCGATCGTGACGGTCCAGCACACCCTCGTGCTGATCGGGCTGGCGCTGTTCCTGGCGTTCGGCGTGGAGCCCGTGGTGTCGTGGCTGGTGGGCCGCCGGTTCCCGCGGTGGGCGGCGGTGCTGGCCGTGCTGCTCGGGCTGCTGGTCGTGGTCGGCGGGTTCCTCGCCCTGGCGATCCCGGTGGTCGTGGAGCAGGCGACGACGTTCGCGCACCAGGCGCCCCGGTACCTGCAGACGTTGCAGGACCACAGTTCCCCGCTGGGGCAGCTCAACGACCGCTTCGGGCTGCAGCAGCACCTGCAGCAGCTGCTCAGCGGTGGGACGGGAGTGCTCGACACGGCCTTGTCGGCCGGCAAGGCCGTGCTCGGGACGCTGGGGGACCTGCTGGTCGTGATCGTGCTGACGATCTACTTCCTGGCCGACCTGCCGCGCATCCGCCGGACCTTCTACCGGCTGGTGCCGCACTCGCGCCGGCCGCGGGTGATCCTGATCGGCGACGAGATCTTCGCCAAGGTCGGCGGCTACGTGCTGGGCAACGCGCTGATCTCCCTGATCGCCGGGTCGCTCACGTTCGGCTGGCTGCTGGTTTTCGGGGTGCCGTACGCGTTGCTGCTGGCGGTCCTGGTCGCTCTGCTCGACCTGATCCCCGTTCTCGGCACGGTCATCGGCGGGATCACCGTGTCGCTGGTGGCGCTGACGGTGTCCTGGCCGGTCGCGGCGGCCACCGTCGGGTTCTTCCTCGTCTACCGGGTGCTGGAGGACTACGTGCTGGTCCCGCGGATCATGGGGAAGGTGGTCAAGGTGCCCGCGCTGGTCACGGTGGTCGCGGTCCTGCTCGGCGGGGTCCTGCTCGGGGTGATCGGCGCGCTCGTCGCGATCCCGATCGCGGCGGCGGTGCTGCTGATCCTGCACGAGGTCACGTACCCACGGCTCGATCAGGCGTGA